A window from Mangifera indica cultivar Alphonso chromosome 2, CATAS_Mindica_2.1, whole genome shotgun sequence encodes these proteins:
- the LOC123209765 gene encoding uncharacterized protein LOC123209765 isoform X2, with translation MGTLHRSLSKRTNDSGRLIMTTILGIVFGFSVGISFQSLSLNKIHLPSSLTSTIEFSVTNQNQNQNQLLKSDPRYNGSSPRIYVPTNPRGAELLPPGIVVAQTDLYLRKLWGEPTEDLEKKPKYLLTITVGLDQRQNVDRMVKKFSEDFQLLLFHYDGRTSEWDEFEWSKSVIHVSARRQTKWWYAKRFLHPDVVAAYEYIFIWDEDLDLEHFNGEKYIGLVKKHGLEISQPGLEPNNGLTWQMTKRRGDREVHKFTEERPGWCSDPRLPPCAAFVEIMAPVFSREAWRCVWHLIQNDLVHGWGLDFALRRCVEPAHERIGVVDSQWIIHQVIPSLGRQGKAENGKAPWEGVRARCKREWSLFQNRLATAEQAYFAQIGKG, from the exons ATGGGGACATTACACCGGAG TCTTTCGAAAAGAACAAATGATAGTGGTAGACTCATTATGACTACTATTCTAGGAATTGTCTTTGGATTTTCCGTTGGTATATCGTTTCAATCACTTTCTCTTAACAAG ATTCATTTACCATCAAGTCTTACTTCAACCATAGAATTCTCTGTtacaaatcaaaaccaaaaccaaaatcaaCTTCTTAAAAGTGATCCCAGATATAATGGATCAAGCCCCAGG ATATATGTTCCAACAAATCCTCGTGGAGCAGAGTTATTACCTCCAGGAATTGTGGTGGCTCAAACTGATTTGTACTTGCGCAAATTATGGGGTGAACCTACTGAG GATCTGGAGAAAAAGCCCAAGTATTTACTGACAATCACAGTTGGTCTGGATCAGAGGCAGAATGTTGATAGAATGGTTAAAAAG TTTTCTGAGGATTTCCAACTTTTGCTTTTCCACTATGATGGTCGGACAAGTGAATGGGATGAATTTGAGTGGTCAAAGAGTGTAATCCATGTTAGTGCAAGGAGACAAACAAAGTG GTGGTATGCAAAAAGGTTTTTGCATCCTGATGTTGTTGCAGCTTatgagtatatttttatttgggaTGAAGATCTTGATTTGGAACACTTCAACGGGGAGAA GTATATTGGGTTGGTTAAAAAACATGGTCTAGAGATCTCTCAACCAGGTCTTGAGCCCAATAATGGATTGACTTGGCAAATGACAAAGCGGAGGGGTGATCGAGAAGTTCACAA GTTTACGGAAGAAAGACCTGGCTGGTGTAGTGATCCACGTTTGCCTCCATGTGCTGC CTTTGTGGAAATTATGGCCCCAGTGTTCTCTCGAGAAGCTTGGCGTTGCGTTTGGCATTTGATTCAA AACGATTTGGTACATGGATGGGGATTGGATTTTGCTCTAAGAAGATGTGTAGAA CCTGCACATGAAAGGATTGGAGTCGTTGATTCACAGTGGATCATTCATCAAGTCATCCCTTCACTTGGGCGTCAG GGCAAGGCAGAGAATGGGAAAGCTCCATGGGAGGGG GTGAGAGCACGGTGCAAAAGAGAGTGGTCCTTATTTCAAAACCGACTTGCCACGGCGGAGCAGGCATACTTTGCTCAGATAGGGAAGGGATAA
- the LOC123206873 gene encoding UDP-xylose transporter 1-like: MGEMSRFQLGVIGALFLSVASSVSIVICNKALMSNLGFPFATTLTSWHLIVTFCTLHAARRFNLFENKSVDMKTVMLFGILNGISIGLLNLSLGFNSVGFYQMTKLAIIPFTVLLETIFLKKQFSQQIKLSLLVLLLGVAIASVTDLQLNILGTIVSLLAIATTCVGQILTNTIQKRLNVSSTQLLYQSAPFQAAVLFVSGPLVDQLLTKQNVFAFKYSPIVLAFIILSCIIAVSVNFSTFLVIGKTSPVTYQVLGHLKTCLVLGFGYTLLHDPFTERNIIGIAVAIFGMGLYSYFCTQENKKKQSGDSLASQMKDHTETTALLGHQEKEGHEVKKAVKDSLV, translated from the exons ATGGGAGAAATGTCAAGGTTTCAGTTAGGTGTTATTGGTGCACTGTTTCTTTCAGTGGCATCATCTGTCTCCATTGTCATTTGTAACAAAGCTTTGATGAGCAATCTCGGCTTCCCTTTTg CAACAACGTTGACCAGTTGGCATCTGATAGTAACATTCTGCACTCTTCATGCTGCACGAAGATTCAACTTGTTTGAAAACAAATCAGTTGACATGAAAACTGTGATGCTCTTTGGCATTCTCAATGGCATTTCTATTGGACTTCTTAATTTGAGCCTTGGATTCAACTCTGTTGGATTCTATCAg ATGACCAAACTTGCAATTATACCATTCACTGTGTTACTGGAAACAATCTTCCTGAAAAAGCAATTCAG CCAGCAGATAAAATTGTCCCTCTTGGTGTTGCTGCTTGGGGTTGCCATTGCTTCTGTTACTGATCTCCAGCTCAATATTCTGGGCACAATCGTCTCTCTGCTTGCCATTGCAACCACCTGTGTTGGTCAAATT CTCACTAACACAATACAAAAGAGGCTGAATGTCTCATCCACACAGCTGCTCTATCAGTCAGCTCCATTTCAAGCTGCTGTTCTTTTTGTGTCAGGCCCTTTAGTCGATCAGCTCCTCACCAAACAAAATGTCTTTGCTTTCAAATATTCTCCTATAGTTTTG GCATTTATCATCCTTTCATGTATTATAGCAGTTTCTGTGAACTTCAGCACATTTTTGGTTATTGGCAAGACCTCCCCAGTTACATATCAAGTACTTGGGCACCTCAAGACCTGCCTTGTTCTTGGCTTTGGCTATACACTTTTACATGATCCTTTCACAGAGAGGAACATTATTGGAATTGCAGTTGCCATTTTTGGTATGGGATTGTATTCATATTTCTGCACTcaagagaataaaaagaaacaatCTGGCGATTCATTGGCCTCTCAG ATGAAAGATCATACAGAGACAACAGCACTTTTGGGTCATCAAgaaaaagaaggccatgaagttaAGAAAGCAGTTAAGGATTCTCTTGTTTGA
- the LOC123209765 gene encoding uncharacterized protein LOC123209765 isoform X1, with protein MGTLHRSSLSKRTNDSGRLIMTTILGIVFGFSVGISFQSLSLNKIHLPSSLTSTIEFSVTNQNQNQNQLLKSDPRYNGSSPRIYVPTNPRGAELLPPGIVVAQTDLYLRKLWGEPTEDLEKKPKYLLTITVGLDQRQNVDRMVKKFSEDFQLLLFHYDGRTSEWDEFEWSKSVIHVSARRQTKWWYAKRFLHPDVVAAYEYIFIWDEDLDLEHFNGEKYIGLVKKHGLEISQPGLEPNNGLTWQMTKRRGDREVHKFTEERPGWCSDPRLPPCAAFVEIMAPVFSREAWRCVWHLIQNDLVHGWGLDFALRRCVEPAHERIGVVDSQWIIHQVIPSLGRQGKAENGKAPWEGVRARCKREWSLFQNRLATAEQAYFAQIGKG; from the exons ATGGGGACATTACACCGGAG CAGTCTTTCGAAAAGAACAAATGATAGTGGTAGACTCATTATGACTACTATTCTAGGAATTGTCTTTGGATTTTCCGTTGGTATATCGTTTCAATCACTTTCTCTTAACAAG ATTCATTTACCATCAAGTCTTACTTCAACCATAGAATTCTCTGTtacaaatcaaaaccaaaaccaaaatcaaCTTCTTAAAAGTGATCCCAGATATAATGGATCAAGCCCCAGG ATATATGTTCCAACAAATCCTCGTGGAGCAGAGTTATTACCTCCAGGAATTGTGGTGGCTCAAACTGATTTGTACTTGCGCAAATTATGGGGTGAACCTACTGAG GATCTGGAGAAAAAGCCCAAGTATTTACTGACAATCACAGTTGGTCTGGATCAGAGGCAGAATGTTGATAGAATGGTTAAAAAG TTTTCTGAGGATTTCCAACTTTTGCTTTTCCACTATGATGGTCGGACAAGTGAATGGGATGAATTTGAGTGGTCAAAGAGTGTAATCCATGTTAGTGCAAGGAGACAAACAAAGTG GTGGTATGCAAAAAGGTTTTTGCATCCTGATGTTGTTGCAGCTTatgagtatatttttatttgggaTGAAGATCTTGATTTGGAACACTTCAACGGGGAGAA GTATATTGGGTTGGTTAAAAAACATGGTCTAGAGATCTCTCAACCAGGTCTTGAGCCCAATAATGGATTGACTTGGCAAATGACAAAGCGGAGGGGTGATCGAGAAGTTCACAA GTTTACGGAAGAAAGACCTGGCTGGTGTAGTGATCCACGTTTGCCTCCATGTGCTGC CTTTGTGGAAATTATGGCCCCAGTGTTCTCTCGAGAAGCTTGGCGTTGCGTTTGGCATTTGATTCAA AACGATTTGGTACATGGATGGGGATTGGATTTTGCTCTAAGAAGATGTGTAGAA CCTGCACATGAAAGGATTGGAGTCGTTGATTCACAGTGGATCATTCATCAAGTCATCCCTTCACTTGGGCGTCAG GGCAAGGCAGAGAATGGGAAAGCTCCATGGGAGGGG GTGAGAGCACGGTGCAAAAGAGAGTGGTCCTTATTTCAAAACCGACTTGCCACGGCGGAGCAGGCATACTTTGCTCAGATAGGGAAGGGATAA